In the Butyrivibrio fibrisolvens genome, one interval contains:
- a CDS encoding HAMP domain-containing sensor histidine kinase: protein MTYLLCLSVLVNILLIIRIIFIRYSIKQLRIEYDERATLRSNTLIRVSSIDPLIMALASSMNKTLKLLREAYNRYEHGDMEIKAAITNISHDIRTPLTAISGYLELAKKQDKSPELSKYLEIIEGRTEHMKKLTEELFEYSVITGGEITEEKKAVNVGQVLEDCIMDYYAALSARGITPEVNITEEKIVRNLYPTYVERIINNLMSNALKYSDGDLYISLSDEGELRFANSAAKLSSVDVNKLFDRFFSVENAKRGSTGLGLSIVKVFADRMDCPINANYEDGKLAISVSF from the coding sequence ATGACATACCTGTTATGTTTAAGCGTTCTTGTAAATATATTACTGATAATAAGGATTATATTTATAAGATATTCAATCAAACAACTTCGAATAGAATACGATGAAAGGGCAACGCTTAGGAGCAACACGCTTATCAGAGTATCCAGCATAGATCCGCTGATCATGGCTCTTGCAAGTTCGATGAATAAGACGCTTAAGCTGTTAAGGGAAGCCTATAACAGGTATGAACATGGCGACATGGAGATAAAGGCTGCGATCACCAATATCTCTCATGATATAAGGACGCCCCTTACGGCTATCAGCGGCTATCTTGAACTTGCCAAAAAGCAGGACAAGAGCCCCGAACTTAGTAAGTATCTCGAAATAATCGAAGGCCGTACTGAGCATATGAAAAAGCTCACAGAAGAGCTCTTTGAGTATTCTGTAATAACTGGGGGCGAGATTACTGAAGAGAAAAAAGCTGTTAACGTAGGCCAGGTGCTTGAAGACTGCATAATGGACTATTATGCAGCACTTAGTGCAAGGGGTATAACTCCTGAAGTAAACATAACTGAAGAAAAGATCGTAAGAAATCTTTATCCAACTTATGTAGAAAGAATTATAAATAATCTCATGAGCAATGCTCTTAAATACAGCGACGGCGACCTTTATATATCTCTTTCCGATGAAGGAGAATTAAGATTTGCCAATTCAGCTGCCAAGCTTTCATCTGTAGACGTTAATAAGCTTTTCGACAGGTTCTTTAGTGTAGAGAACGCAAAAAGGGGTTCTACAGGTCTTGGACTATCCATAGTCAAGGTCTTCGCTGACCGAATGGACTGTCCTATAAACGCAAATTATGAAGATGGAAAACTTGCAATAAGTGTTTCTTTTTAA